Proteins encoded together in one Columba livia isolate bColLiv1 breed racing homer chromosome 3, bColLiv1.pat.W.v2, whole genome shotgun sequence window:
- the RWDD2A gene encoding RWD domain-containing protein 2A, which translates to MAVTVRECLELQLLELEMLLSMFPKKGEINLDEDAMPGVQRYLRNTDGTLPAQLGYSIAVDVGEAKEKVELQVLLPHMYPHVAPQLFARSNALHRQQQLQLNTALTSHVASLDSGELCICEAVQWVKDNSLPYLENSKISSESASKEVIVKETLHRMWIYSHHIYRQELRKKIFDCAKKLNLTGFCLTGKPGVMCVEGLRENCEEFWHAIRYPNWKHISCKHVESVETEGSIDNLRLFHAFEDLQFQAHGDYGLRNDYHMDLGQFLEFLKQHQSGHIFQILFGVEGKLSDK; encoded by the exons ATGGCTGTCACAGTGAGAGAGTGCCTggagctccagctgctggaacTGGAAATGCTCCTTTCAATGTTTcccaaaaaaggagaaataaatctGGATGAGGATGCCATGCCTGGCGTGCAGCGCTACCTGAGAAACACCGATGGAACTCTGCCCGCACAGCTCGGATATTCAATTGCTGTTGATGTAGGGGAGGCTAAG gaaaaagtgGAATTGCAGGTACTGCTGCCTCATATGTATCCTCACGTAGCTCCTCAGCTTTTTGCAAGATCCAATgccctgcacaggcagcagcagctgcagctcaacACTGCTCTCACTTCTCACGTCGCCTCTTTAGATTCAGGGGAACTGTGTATATGCGAAGCTGTGCAATGGGTGAAAGACAACAGCCTGCCTTACCTGGAAAACAGCAAGATTTCTTCTGAAAGTGCTTCAAAAGAAGTCATAGTTAAAGAAACATTGCATCGCATGTGGATCTACAGCCATCATATATACCGGCAGGAACTGAGGAAGAAGATTTTTGACTGTGCAAAGAAGCTAAATCTGACCGGCTTCTGCTTAACAGGGAAACCTGGTGTCATGTGTGTGGAGGGACTCAGAGAAAACTGTGAAGAGTTCTGGCATGCTATTAGGTATCCCAACTGGAAGCATATTTCATGCAAGCATGTAGAGAGTGTAGAAACAGAAGGAAGCATTGATAATCTTCGTCTCTTCCATGCTTTTGAAGATCTGCAGTTTCAGGCACATGGTGATTATGGCCTGAGGAATGACTATCACATGGATCTTGGCCAGTTCCTAGAGTTCCTGAAACAACATCAAAGTGGACATATTTTTCAGATTCTATTTGGTGTTGAAGGCAAACTTTCAGACAAATAA
- the PGM3 gene encoding phosphoacetylglucosamine mutase isoform X1, whose protein sequence is MRAQRGGAAAMGVRCPCRLRTPFSAGHPLRLKSLRSRQMDPEALKKYSALHPKPPGLTLHYGTAGFRTKAEQLDHVMFRMGMLAVLRSKAVASTIGIMVTASHNPEEDNGVKLVDPLGEMLHPSWEEYATQLANAEEQELQETVTDICQKAAVNQHKDASVFIGRDTRPSSEKLSRSVIDGISVLGGQYHDYGLVTTPQLHYMVCCQNTQGQYGKATLEGYYEKLSKAFMELIKKSPGSGESQRHLKIDCANGIGALKLSEMQPYLPKELLIHLYNDGTKEKLNYLCGADFVKVHQKPPRGLDMKPNERCCSFDGDADRIVYYYKDETGRFHLIDGDKIATLISIFLKELLGKVGQTLKMAVVQTAYANGSSTRYLEETLKVPVHCVKTGVKHLHHKAQEFDVGVYFEANGHGTVLFSKAAETKIRQLANEEKDDEKREAAKVLENMINLINQTVGDAVSDMLVIEAILALKGLTVQQWDAIYTDLPNRLLKVQVADRRVIDTTDAERRAVTPPGLQEEIDALVKKYKLSRAFVRPSGTEDVVRIYAEADTQENTDALAHEVSLAVYHLAGGRGEPPQPL, encoded by the exons atGCGCGCTCAGCGGGGCGGGGCAGCCGCGATGGGGGTTCGGTGTCCGTGTCGGCTCCGCACGCCGTTCTCCGCTGGTCACCCACTCCGTCTTAAATCCCTGCGGTCAAGGC AAATGGATCCTGAAGCCCTCAAGAAATACTCAGCGTTGCATCCTAAGCCTCCTGGACTTACTCTTCATTATGGCACCGCCGGGTTTCGCACCAAGGCCGAACAGCTTGATCACGTCATGTTCCGCATGGGCATGCTGGCTGTTCTTAGGTCCAAAGCCGTGGCATCTACTATTGGCATCATGGTTACTGCATCTCACAATCCTGAA gAAGATAATGGTGTGAAGCTGGTTGATCCCCTTGGAGAAATGCTGCATCCTTCCTGGGAAGAGTATGCCACACAACTAGCAAATGCAGAGGAGCAAGAGTTGCAGGAAACAGTTACTGACATCTgccaaaaagcagcagtgaacCAGCACAAAGATGCTTCCGTTTTTATTGGCAGAGACACCAG GCCAAGCAGTGAGAAACTTTCGCGGTCAGTAATAGACGGTATCTCCGTTCTAGGTGGTCAGTACCACG ATTATGGTCTGGTGACAACACCACAGCTACATTATATGGTCTGCTGCCAAAACACCCAAGGGCAGTATGGGAAAGCAACGCTGGAAGGTTATTATGAAAAACTATCCAAAGCTTTTATGGAACTGATAAAAAAG TCTCCCGGCTCTGGAGAGAGTCAGAGGCACCTGAAGATTGACTGTGCCAACGGAATAGGAGCCCTGAAACTGTCAGAAATGCAGCCCTACTTGCCAAAGGAATTACTAATTCACCTCTATAATGATGGAACCAAGGAGAAACTCAATTACTTATGTGGTGCAGATTTTGTGAAAGTTCACCAGAAACCACCTAGAG GGCTCGACATGAAGCCCAATGAGAGATGCTGCTCATTTGATGGTGATGCAGACAGAATTGTTTACTACTACAAGGATGAAACTGGCCGTTTTCACCTAATTGATGGAGATAAAATAGCAACTTTAATTAGTATCTTCCTTAAAGAACTTCTTGGCAAG GTGGGACAGACCTTAAAGATGGCAGTGGTGCAAACAGCGTACGCCAATGGGAGTTCCACACGCTACCTTGAGGAAACACTGAAG GTACCTGTGCACTGTGTCAAAACAGGAGTGAAGCACTTGCATCATAAGGCCCAGGAGTTTGATGTTGGTGTTTATTTTGAGGCAAATGGACATGGTACA GTATTATTTAGTAAAGCTGCTGAAACTAAAATAAGACAACTGGCAAACGAGgagaaagatgatgaaaaaagagaagcagcGAAGGTGCTAGAAAACATGATCAACCTGATTAATCAG ACAGTTGGTGATGCTGTCTCAGACATGTTGGTCATTGAGGCAATCCTGGCTCTGAAAGGCCTGACAGTGCAACAGTGGGATGCCATCTACACCGACCTTCCCAACCGGCTGCTCAAGGTTCAG GTTGCAGACAGGCGAGTTATTGACACAACAGATGCAGAGAGGAGGGCAGTTACACCTCCAGGACTACAGGAGGAAATCGATGCGCTTGTAAAGAAGTACAAATTGTCACGGGCGTTTGTCCGTCCATCAGGAACAGAAGATGTAGTTAGAATATATGCTGAAGCAGATACACAG GAGAACACGGACGCCCTTGCCCATGAAGTCAGCCTGGCTGTTTACCACCTCgcaggtggaagaggagaacCCCCCCAGCCTCTATAA
- the PGM3 gene encoding phosphoacetylglucosamine mutase isoform X2 yields MDPEALKKYSALHPKPPGLTLHYGTAGFRTKAEQLDHVMFRMGMLAVLRSKAVASTIGIMVTASHNPEEDNGVKLVDPLGEMLHPSWEEYATQLANAEEQELQETVTDICQKAAVNQHKDASVFIGRDTRPSSEKLSRSVIDGISVLGGQYHDYGLVTTPQLHYMVCCQNTQGQYGKATLEGYYEKLSKAFMELIKKSPGSGESQRHLKIDCANGIGALKLSEMQPYLPKELLIHLYNDGTKEKLNYLCGADFVKVHQKPPRGLDMKPNERCCSFDGDADRIVYYYKDETGRFHLIDGDKIATLISIFLKELLGKVGQTLKMAVVQTAYANGSSTRYLEETLKVPVHCVKTGVKHLHHKAQEFDVGVYFEANGHGTVLFSKAAETKIRQLANEEKDDEKREAAKVLENMINLINQTVGDAVSDMLVIEAILALKGLTVQQWDAIYTDLPNRLLKVQVADRRVIDTTDAERRAVTPPGLQEEIDALVKKYKLSRAFVRPSGTEDVVRIYAEADTQENTDALAHEVSLAVYHLAGGRGEPPQPL; encoded by the exons ATGGATCCTGAAGCCCTCAAGAAATACTCAGCGTTGCATCCTAAGCCTCCTGGACTTACTCTTCATTATGGCACCGCCGGGTTTCGCACCAAGGCCGAACAGCTTGATCACGTCATGTTCCGCATGGGCATGCTGGCTGTTCTTAGGTCCAAAGCCGTGGCATCTACTATTGGCATCATGGTTACTGCATCTCACAATCCTGAA gAAGATAATGGTGTGAAGCTGGTTGATCCCCTTGGAGAAATGCTGCATCCTTCCTGGGAAGAGTATGCCACACAACTAGCAAATGCAGAGGAGCAAGAGTTGCAGGAAACAGTTACTGACATCTgccaaaaagcagcagtgaacCAGCACAAAGATGCTTCCGTTTTTATTGGCAGAGACACCAG GCCAAGCAGTGAGAAACTTTCGCGGTCAGTAATAGACGGTATCTCCGTTCTAGGTGGTCAGTACCACG ATTATGGTCTGGTGACAACACCACAGCTACATTATATGGTCTGCTGCCAAAACACCCAAGGGCAGTATGGGAAAGCAACGCTGGAAGGTTATTATGAAAAACTATCCAAAGCTTTTATGGAACTGATAAAAAAG TCTCCCGGCTCTGGAGAGAGTCAGAGGCACCTGAAGATTGACTGTGCCAACGGAATAGGAGCCCTGAAACTGTCAGAAATGCAGCCCTACTTGCCAAAGGAATTACTAATTCACCTCTATAATGATGGAACCAAGGAGAAACTCAATTACTTATGTGGTGCAGATTTTGTGAAAGTTCACCAGAAACCACCTAGAG GGCTCGACATGAAGCCCAATGAGAGATGCTGCTCATTTGATGGTGATGCAGACAGAATTGTTTACTACTACAAGGATGAAACTGGCCGTTTTCACCTAATTGATGGAGATAAAATAGCAACTTTAATTAGTATCTTCCTTAAAGAACTTCTTGGCAAG GTGGGACAGACCTTAAAGATGGCAGTGGTGCAAACAGCGTACGCCAATGGGAGTTCCACACGCTACCTTGAGGAAACACTGAAG GTACCTGTGCACTGTGTCAAAACAGGAGTGAAGCACTTGCATCATAAGGCCCAGGAGTTTGATGTTGGTGTTTATTTTGAGGCAAATGGACATGGTACA GTATTATTTAGTAAAGCTGCTGAAACTAAAATAAGACAACTGGCAAACGAGgagaaagatgatgaaaaaagagaagcagcGAAGGTGCTAGAAAACATGATCAACCTGATTAATCAG ACAGTTGGTGATGCTGTCTCAGACATGTTGGTCATTGAGGCAATCCTGGCTCTGAAAGGCCTGACAGTGCAACAGTGGGATGCCATCTACACCGACCTTCCCAACCGGCTGCTCAAGGTTCAG GTTGCAGACAGGCGAGTTATTGACACAACAGATGCAGAGAGGAGGGCAGTTACACCTCCAGGACTACAGGAGGAAATCGATGCGCTTGTAAAGAAGTACAAATTGTCACGGGCGTTTGTCCGTCCATCAGGAACAGAAGATGTAGTTAGAATATATGCTGAAGCAGATACACAG GAGAACACGGACGCCCTTGCCCATGAAGTCAGCCTGGCTGTTTACCACCTCgcaggtggaagaggagaacCCCCCCAGCCTCTATAA